In Chrysemys picta bellii isolate R12L10 unplaced genomic scaffold, ASM1138683v2 scaf1113, whole genome shotgun sequence, the DNA window ccgcagagctcagcagctcctcccgctcggctcagctatgggggtggggcacacagggggattgtctggggggtaggggagctgggggggctcaggctcgagggaggaccctggggaggggaggggcagtataaccacagtgctctcattctaccaggatagttcggaacaatttccgccccaaagacaagcccctcgataggatgtctggaattttcaaaggcgccacagggagttgggtgcctaaatcccactgaattccaatcacagtcgggtgtcaaactcccttaggctctttgaaaactcccatttaaattgtcactgatgggtttcataattgacattcgctgagatggatctggcagcgtctcccccaccctccccaaacgatttcttcagcagtacggactcaggaaggatacagagccttggtttacacttgattcatctcttcaaggtttcttcaaaaccagcagagcaagaaactattcttattttattttattggtaaaatgaaagtgtaagatctggagccagattctgtggccaggaatggccggggcggattctgtggctgtagtattgtgaaatacacaggacctgcctctaaaaacccagcctctagttaccccaggctgatttgattgagctagctagcgcgcactctctctctctccctcccctcccccccgcccccttaacctgatgttcgtggcatttcagggttccccaaagactgcagcaacatccccagggacagccccagcgggctccatgtcatccagccagcaggctctccccctcgagtggtgtggtgtgacatggacaccgaaggcaaaggctggaccgttgtccagagaaattcttacaacacagagatcacctggaaggagtcctggatcACCTACAAGTAcagctttgggaacgtgcagcaggattactggctgggcaacgagtacctgtccctgctcacgcggcagaccatctacaaggtccgctttgtggtggaggacaaatccaacaacacccgctacgcagagtacgacatcttcagtgtcgaggatgagcccagcgggtacccgctgaggctgggcaggtactctggggacggcgaggactatctcaccacctaccactccggcctggggggcatacacgacaacatgaagttcagcacaagtgacaaggatcaggaccaggccagtgggaattgcgcaagtagctatggaggctggtggtatgacaagtgtcagaacgtcctgctcaatgggaaaggctacatctactgggcagggttctgtaagagtggggagtgcaggtcttccctcatcctggttaagccaacagacgtgtgctgggtccggcaggaggagcccatcctccttgggagccagcgccgctgagaaggggagacaatattagatcagacacggcgcgccatcccccacctaatcatagaatcatagaatatcagagttggaagggacctcaagaggtcatctagtccaaccccctgctcaaagcaggaccaattcccagctaaatcatcccagccagggctttgtcaagccgggccttaaaaacctccaaggaaggagactccaccacttccctaggtaacgcattccagtgtttcaccaccctcctagtggtgaaaagttaatttaaaaacagGCTTTCAAAAGCAAGGTCATAGCTttaactatttccccatgctaatttttccccctactgttactcacaccttcttgtcaactattggaaataggccatcctgattatcactacaaaagttttctttctcctgctgataatagccaaccttaattgattagtctcgttatagctggtatcagtgcagtccctgcaatgcctccactctgctcactcccttcctgttggcttctgcacagtaaatcccctggaataaacgctgagagctgaccccgccggtgcgttcgaatgacacgaagagtgtgattggtgtgtataactggacccccgcttccactctgcctcgctggaagccatgtcactcactacaactttagacccacattaacctctgcttctcccagccctgccactgcccctcggcattagtgatcaatgaatcatgacactggatttctagcaactgtgattgagcatttaaatgggggatgactcaaagccaggactttacatctgaatcctgcatgtattagcagtggtgagtttgggttgaaaaacctgccctctgtgtttttaataaatatggttattacatgagaaaacattgcaacagtaattagttgctgatgaaccactgagattagatagacgtgcaacgaaaccacacaataaagatattggtgtccctcttcaacccaaggggctagtcaaagtttggggccctggggatgttccagtggggagcagaaattggcagtggagtctggtaattttttgatgtcttgtttattgacaaggaacatacagcgtcctgcttctccaaacacagcaggaaccaacagcagggattagcctccctgctctcagctccaagcctctttagccagcacctggccaaaaagctctctatgctcctcccacgatcacaccatgctcacaggctctgctcggctttcctgctctgcctccgtgtcctggctgcactgcctggcttgtctctttcacacacgcaccagctcagaacgatactcggtggcatcctctgcccacctggggctagtttctgggcacagctctcctgtgtacagtactataaaatccctcctggccagagactccaaaatccttttacctgtaaagggttaagaagctcggataacctggctgacacctgacccaaaggaccaataaggggacaagatactttcaaatcttggtggggggaaggcttttgtttgtgctctttgtttgggaagtcattcgctcttgggactgagagggaccagacatcaatccaggttctccacatctttctgaacaagtctctcagatttcaaacttgtaagtaaacagccaggcaaggcgtgttagtttttactttgttttctcaacatgtaaatgtaccttttactagagtgtttacctctgtttgctgtactttgaatccgatttctaatgcagcgttttgctctggcctattgctctttaagtttgattaccctgtgaagttattttccatcctgattttacagagatgttttttaccttttttct includes these proteins:
- the LOC135979667 gene encoding fibrinogen-like protein 1-like protein is translated as MDTEGKGWTVVQRNSYNTEITWKESWITYKYSFGNVQQDYWLGNEYLSLLTRQTIYKVRFVVEDKSNNTRYAEYDIFSVEDEPSGYPLRLGRYSGDGEDYLTTYHSGLGGIHDNMKFSTSDKDQDQASGNCASSYGGWWYDKCQNVLLNGKGYIYWAGFCKSGECRSSLILVKPTDVCWVRQEEPILLGSQRR